The following proteins are co-located in the Sphingorhabdus lutea genome:
- a CDS encoding sensor histidine kinase → MNWRTFAALLICIAGAVSASVLNTHIERIIIMLVCALISTFIFTYEEGNVARRKSSMLHNENDRYITNHPDFELFIQNSVDPLLIVNGNRVSHANKSALLLLGGQLVGMNIRGALRHAGAIEAITDPQKREAASPLILTGIGRPHQIWELRIGQLYENQLIIRLSDQTSRHAAEKMRVDFVANASHELLTPLASVKGFIETLQEGVPAKEQQTKFLNIMSSETMRMEALIRDLMSLSRIEAEKHDLATQEVNLEILCQEVCDILKNGSNPRGNDIIFVPEITNPIIRGDAFQLRQVVNNLLSNSMKYGKSGTLVELKLQSSRSDSMIILSVSDKGDGIPPEHIPRLTERFYRVDAGRSKALGGTGLGLSLVKHIVDRHRGYLDIKSELGVGTTISVSFPRQYPN, encoded by the coding sequence TTGAACTGGCGCACTTTTGCTGCTTTATTGATTTGCATCGCCGGAGCGGTCAGCGCATCTGTGCTTAATACGCATATTGAACGCATCATCATCATGCTGGTCTGCGCGTTAATTTCGACATTTATTTTTACCTATGAGGAGGGAAATGTCGCCCGCCGTAAAAGCAGCATGCTACATAATGAAAATGATCGATATATTACCAATCATCCCGATTTTGAACTTTTCATTCAAAATAGCGTCGATCCTTTATTGATTGTAAATGGCAACCGCGTCAGCCACGCAAATAAAAGCGCGCTGCTTTTATTGGGGGGGCAGCTTGTCGGTATGAATATTCGCGGGGCATTGCGCCATGCCGGCGCGATAGAGGCAATTACCGATCCCCAAAAAAGGGAGGCCGCATCGCCGCTTATCCTAACCGGAATTGGACGCCCACATCAAATATGGGAATTGCGCATTGGCCAATTATATGAAAATCAATTGATTATTCGCCTTTCCGATCAAACCAGCCGCCATGCTGCGGAAAAAATGCGGGTCGATTTTGTCGCAAATGCCAGCCATGAATTGCTGACCCCGCTTGCCTCTGTCAAAGGATTTATTGAAACCTTGCAAGAAGGCGTCCCGGCCAAGGAACAACAGACGAAATTTTTGAACATCATGTCATCCGAAACCATGCGGATGGAGGCGTTAATCCGCGATTTAATGTCGCTATCGCGCATTGAGGCGGAAAAACATGATTTGGCAACCCAAGAAGTAAATTTGGAAATTTTATGCCAAGAGGTTTGCGACATTTTAAAAAATGGATCAAATCCGCGCGGCAATGATATTATTTTTGTGCCGGAAATCACCAATCCCATCATCAGGGGCGATGCATTTCAATTGCGCCAAGTGGTCAATAACCTGCTTTCCAATTCCATGAAATATGGCAAATCTGGCACTTTGGTTGAATTGAAATTGCAATCATCCCGTTCGGATTCGATGATAATTTTATCGGTAAGTGATAAGGGGGATGGCATCCCGCCTGAGCATATCCCGCGATTAACCGAAAGATTTTACCGTGTTGATGCAGGGCGCAGCAAGGCATTGGGCGGCACCGGATTGGGCCTTTCCTTGGTCAAACATATTGTCGATCGCCATCGCGGCTATCTTGATATTAAAAGCGAACTGGGCGTTGGAACAACAATTTCCGTTTCTTTTCCGCGCCAATATCCCAATTGA
- a CDS encoding spinster family MFS transporter, whose translation MEMTTQDEKAENHLPPHFTPPGKLYSSYILLLLVLIYAFNFLDRQIITILAPSLKEDLGVTDAQLGLLFGTAFALFYALFGIPLAKLADGWSRVRTISWGLSFWSGMTAVSGFAGNFVQLALARVGVGIGEASASPAAYSLLQDYFPKEKRATALSIYSSGIYVGVGASLIFGGAVIDYWANNYTPETQPFGLAGWQATFLAFGIPGLILALLMRFTVKEPPRGFFDGIEGKNDPHPFRAVFREMGGMFPPFSMIRSAKAGGKIFRNNAIMAMFALILIIALVSWTDNLLAAEKRAIIANFGSFALTTNMVQWTAIGIGLYCSYSWLQSIRLRDKPTAQLIGNISFAKLALIGGIASFASYGVSPFIFLFAKTEYGVGPSAGLTLGWILAVSGGLGTVAGGMISDHAKKFHAAGRIYVVMIALALAAIFTWLQLTATDATTFYIFLGLSNFCQIMWLAPIAASSQDIVLPRMRGTATAVFFLGTNLIGLGMGPYVIGLISDIVGDLQTALLCVLICYPVVIIMLLSLIKPLPKLEQSVVERAREAGEPI comes from the coding sequence ATGGAAATGACGACGCAGGATGAAAAGGCCGAAAATCATTTACCCCCACATTTCACCCCACCTGGCAAATTATATAGCAGTTATATTTTATTATTGCTGGTTTTAATCTATGCTTTTAACTTTCTCGACCGGCAAATCATCACCATATTGGCGCCATCTTTAAAAGAGGATTTGGGCGTCACCGATGCGCAGCTGGGTTTATTATTTGGCACAGCTTTCGCCCTATTTTACGCATTATTTGGCATTCCATTGGCAAAATTGGCCGATGGATGGAGCCGTGTTCGCACCATCAGCTGGGGGTTAAGTTTTTGGTCAGGGATGACAGCGGTCAGCGGCTTTGCGGGTAATTTTGTGCAGCTTGCCCTTGCCCGTGTCGGGGTTGGCATTGGCGAGGCAAGCGCCTCTCCGGCCGCATATTCATTATTGCAAGATTATTTTCCCAAGGAAAAACGCGCCACCGCCTTGTCTATTTATTCCAGCGGGATTTATGTTGGCGTTGGTGCTTCGCTTATCTTTGGCGGGGCGGTAATTGATTATTGGGCCAATAATTATACCCCCGAAACACAGCCCTTTGGCCTTGCGGGATGGCAGGCAACATTTTTGGCATTTGGCATTCCTGGTTTAATCCTTGCTCTTTTAATGCGCTTTACCGTGAAAGAACCGCCTCGCGGATTTTTTGATGGGATAGAGGGCAAAAATGATCCCCACCCCTTTCGCGCAGTGTTTCGCGAAATGGGCGGCATGTTCCCGCCATTTAGCATGATACGCAGCGCCAAAGCGGGCGGTAAAATATTTCGAAATAACGCCATAATGGCGATGTTTGCGCTAATATTGATTATTGCATTGGTCAGTTGGACTGATAATTTATTGGCGGCTGAAAAACGCGCCATCATTGCCAATTTTGGCAGTTTCGCCCTTACCACCAATATGGTGCAATGGACCGCCATCGGCATTGGTTTATATTGCAGTTATAGCTGGCTGCAATCTATACGTCTGCGCGATAAACCAACCGCGCAGTTAATTGGCAATATCAGCTTTGCCAAATTGGCGTTAATTGGTGGCATTGCCTCCTTTGCCAGCTATGGCGTGTCGCCATTCATCTTTTTATTCGCAAAAACCGAATATGGCGTTGGGCCAAGTGCGGGCTTAACCCTTGGTTGGATTTTGGCAGTATCTGGCGGGCTTGGCACGGTGGCGGGCGGGATGATTTCTGACCATGCCAAAAAATTCCATGCGGCGGGGCGGATATATGTGGTGATGATTGCGCTGGCTTTGGCGGCAATTTTCACATGGCTGCAATTAACCGCCACCGATGCTACCACATTTTATATATTTTTGGGATTAAGCAATTTTTGCCAGATTATGTGGCTTGCCCCCATTGCCGCGTCATCGCAGGATATTGTATTACCGCGAATGCGCGGCACGGCAACGGCGGTATTTTTCCTTGGCACAAATTTAATCGGCCTTGGCATGGGACCATATGTCATTGGTTTAATCAGCGACATTGTCGGTGACCTGCAAACCGCTTTATTATGCGTTTTAATATGTTATCCAGTGGTCATCATCATGCTTTTATCCTTAATCAAGCCATTGCCTAAATTGGAACAAAGCGTCGTGGAAAGGGCAAGAGAAGCAGGCGAGCCGATATAA
- a CDS encoding Bax inhibitor-1 family protein, which yields MAEWPNQNSSRGGYDLAGNPVSQSAAVDAGLRSHMLKVYNYMASAVLLTGIVAMLFAQSEFGQNLFYNPSILTWVLIFSPLIMIFAISFGINKMSQGTLQAMFWTFAVLMGLSMASIFLRFTDTSIARTFFATSAAFAGLSLYGYTTKKDLSGMGSFLIMGVIGLIVASLINIFLQSSGLQWAISFLGVLIFAGLTAYDTQQIKNTYLQLAGTEFVGKAAIMGALNLYLDFVNMFQFLLNFMGSSE from the coding sequence ATGGCTGAATGGCCTAATCAAAATAGCAGTCGGGGCGGTTATGACCTTGCTGGCAACCCTGTATCGCAAAGCGCGGCAGTGGATGCTGGGCTGCGTTCGCACATGCTGAAAGTTTATAACTATATGGCTAGCGCGGTTTTGTTGACCGGCATTGTGGCCATGTTATTCGCGCAAAGCGAATTTGGACAAAATTTATTTTATAATCCATCCATATTGACATGGGTGTTGATTTTCTCACCTCTTATCATGATTTTCGCGATAAGCTTTGGCATTAACAAAATGTCCCAAGGCACATTACAGGCCATGTTCTGGACCTTTGCGGTGTTAATGGGGCTTTCCATGGCGTCGATTTTTCTACGCTTTACCGATACGTCAATCGCGCGGACTTTCTTTGCAACATCGGCGGCCTTTGCGGGGCTTAGCCTATATGGCTATACCACTAAAAAGGATTTGTCCGGTATGGGCAGTTTCTTAATCATGGGTGTTATCGGTTTAATTGTTGCCTCTTTGATTAACATCTTTTTGCAATCATCGGGCCTTCAATGGGCGATCAGCTTTTTGGGAGTTTTGATTTTTGCGGGCCTTACCGCTTATGACACGCAGCAAATTAAAAATACATATTTGCAATTGGCTGGCACAGAATTTGTGGGCAAGGCCGCGATTATGGGCGCATTGAACCTATATCTTGACTTTGTGAATATGTTCCAATTCTTGCTTAATTTCATGGGCAGTTCAGAATAA
- the clpA gene encoding ATP-dependent Clp protease ATP-binding subunit ClpA → MPSFAQSLETTLHNALQNASTRKHEYATLEHLLLALIDDKDAAAVMQACGVDMGELSATVTQYLDEEQENLRVAESTDPSPTSGFQRVVQRAILHVQSSGNDVVTGANVLVALFSERESYAVYFLQQQDMSRLDAVTYISHGVAKNGVSIDKTPEGSGDDNDASSNAEGEKNKKETALDQYTVNLNEKAKAGKIDPLIGRSAEVDRTVQILCRRSKNNPLYVGEPGVGKTAIAEGLARRIVEKEVPEVLEPAIIYSLDMGALLAGTRYRGDFEERLKAVVSELEKLPDAILFIDEIHTVIGAGATSGGAMDASNLLKPALSGGTIKCIGSTTYKEFRNHFEKDRALLRRFQKIDVNEPTIEDTIKILSGLRSAFEEHHKVKYSNEALKTAVELSTRYINDRKLPDKAIDVIDEVGAMQMLLPPEKRRKKITSKDIEAVIATMARIPAKQVSSDDKASLANLESDLKHVVFGQDTAITTLSSAIKLSRAGLRDPDKPIGNYLFSGPTGVGKTEVARQLADILGIPLKRFDMSEYMERHSVSRLIGAPPGYVGFDQGGLLTDAVDQNPHCILLLDEIEKAHPDLFNILLQVMDNGRLTDHHGKTIDFRNVVLIMTTNAGAQDMAREGIGFGNNIDKEDAGDEAVKKLFTPEFRNRLDAIIPFTYLPEEVIAMVVDKFILQLELQLADQNVHIKFDDDARTWIMKRGYDKLFGARPMGRVLQQHIKQPLAEELLFGKLAKGGEVAVHIKDDKPVFEISPAPPKEVKKAAGKKRTSPKSTVSKKKAVPKNADEKKQTD, encoded by the coding sequence ATGCCGTCATTTGCACAATCTTTGGAAACAACATTGCACAACGCATTGCAAAATGCATCCACGCGCAAACATGAATATGCGACGTTGGAACATTTATTATTGGCATTGATTGATGATAAGGACGCCGCTGCTGTCATGCAGGCATGCGGGGTTGATATGGGCGAATTATCGGCAACTGTTACCCAATATTTGGATGAGGAGCAGGAAAATCTGCGCGTGGCAGAAAGCACCGACCCATCGCCCACCAGCGGTTTTCAACGCGTGGTGCAACGCGCAATTTTGCATGTTCAATCTTCCGGAAATGATGTGGTGACAGGCGCAAATGTGTTGGTCGCATTATTTTCTGAACGGGAAAGCTATGCCGTTTATTTCCTTCAACAACAGGATATGAGCCGTTTAGACGCGGTAACATATATCAGCCATGGCGTCGCCAAAAATGGCGTTAGCATCGACAAAACCCCTGAAGGCAGCGGCGATGATAATGACGCATCATCCAATGCAGAGGGTGAGAAAAATAAAAAAGAAACCGCGCTTGACCAATATACCGTCAATTTGAATGAAAAGGCAAAGGCAGGGAAAATTGACCCTTTAATCGGCCGCAGCGCAGAGGTGGACCGCACGGTTCAAATTTTATGCCGCCGTTCAAAAAACAATCCCCTATATGTTGGTGAACCGGGCGTGGGCAAAACCGCAATTGCAGAGGGACTTGCCCGGCGCATTGTGGAAAAAGAAGTTCCCGAAGTGTTAGAGCCAGCGATAATTTATTCTCTCGACATGGGCGCATTATTGGCCGGAACAAGATATAGAGGCGATTTTGAAGAAAGATTAAAAGCGGTCGTGTCGGAACTTGAAAAATTACCCGATGCCATTTTATTTATCGACGAAATCCACACTGTTATTGGCGCGGGCGCGACCAGCGGCGGGGCAATGGATGCATCAAATTTGTTAAAACCGGCGCTTTCTGGAGGCACTATTAAATGCATTGGATCGACCACTTATAAGGAATTTCGCAATCATTTTGAAAAGGACAGAGCATTATTACGCCGGTTCCAAAAAATTGATGTGAACGAACCCACTATTGAGGACACGATTAAGATTTTAAGCGGGCTTCGTTCTGCCTTTGAAGAACATCATAAGGTGAAATATAGCAATGAGGCGCTGAAAACTGCGGTAGAGCTGTCCACCCGATATATAAATGACCGCAAATTGCCCGATAAGGCGATTGACGTGATTGATGAAGTTGGGGCGATGCAAATGTTACTGCCCCCCGAAAAAAGGCGCAAAAAAATCACTTCAAAGGATATTGAGGCGGTGATCGCCACCATGGCGCGTATCCCCGCCAAACAAGTATCTAGCGATGATAAAGCATCATTGGCCAATTTGGAAAGCGATTTGAAACATGTGGTTTTTGGTCAGGATACGGCGATTACCACATTGTCCAGCGCGATAAAATTATCACGAGCTGGCCTGCGCGATCCCGATAAACCAATTGGCAATTATCTATTTTCCGGTCCTACGGGCGTTGGCAAGACTGAGGTGGCCCGCCAATTGGCCGATATTTTGGGAATTCCGTTAAAACGTTTCGATATGAGCGAATATATGGAGCGCCATTCGGTCAGCCGCTTAATCGGGGCGCCGCCGGGATATGTCGGATTTGATCAGGGCGGATTATTGACCGATGCGGTCGATCAAAACCCGCATTGTATATTATTATTGGATGAAATTGAAAAAGCACATCCAGATTTATTCAATATCCTATTGCAAGTCATGGATAATGGCCGATTGACCGATCATCATGGCAAGACCATTGATTTTCGTAATGTTGTTTTAATCATGACAACCAATGCCGGCGCACAGGATATGGCGCGAGAGGGTATTGGTTTTGGCAATAATATTGATAAAGAAGATGCAGGTGATGAGGCGGTGAAAAAATTATTCACGCCAGAATTTCGCAACCGTTTGGATGCCATCATTCCCTTTACCTATTTGCCAGAAGAAGTCATCGCCATGGTGGTTGATAAATTCATCCTGCAATTGGAATTGCAATTGGCCGACCAAAATGTGCATATAAAATTTGATGATGATGCCCGCACATGGATTATGAAACGCGGATATGATAAATTATTCGGCGCAAGGCCAATGGGCCGCGTGCTGCAGCAACATATCAAACAGCCGCTGGCAGAGGAATTATTATTCGGTAAATTGGCCAAGGGCGGCGAGGTTGCCGTTCATATAAAGGATGACAAACCGGTATTTGAAATAAGCCCTGCCCCACCCAAAGAAGTGAAAAAGGCAGCTGGAAAAAAAAGAACCTCTCCCAAAAGCACAGTCAGTAAAAAAAAGGCCGTGCCCAAAAATGCGGATGAAAAGAAACAAACCGATTGA
- a CDS encoding DUF1192 domain-containing protein has translation MDEDEFLRHDKSGALQKLILEDLDPLSQDELTIRIAILEKEILRCRDKKEKASDFRNIADAMFKKS, from the coding sequence ATGGATGAAGATGAATTTTTACGTCATGATAAAAGTGGCGCGTTACAAAAGCTTATTTTAGAGGATTTAGACCCGCTGTCGCAGGATGAATTAACCATCCGCATCGCCATTTTGGAAAAAGAAATTTTAAGGTGCCGAGACAAAAAAGAAAAAGCGAGCGATTTTCGCAACATCGCCGATGCCATGTTCAAAAAATCGTAA
- a CDS encoding NAD(P)H-quinone oxidoreductase, translating to MSSNSEMMRAVIMDGPGGPEVLKIAQRPIPTPADNQYLVKTAFAGVNRPDVVQRMGLYPPPPGTTDIFGLEISGRIVAAGKNVNADLIGQNICALVAGGGYGEYVAVTDGHFLIVPPRLSMEKAAAMPETLLTVWHNIFERGYARDGERLLVHGGTSGIGTMAIKLAKLFDLNIIVTCGSDAKCAAALAIGADHAINYKSQDFVAEIAKITDGQGVNLILDMVAGSYVPRNLQCLAPDGRHVTIAIQGGAMAEINMAYVMMRRLTLTGSTLRARSDEFKGLLFDEIAANVWPIVVEGDLEPEMDQIFPLEEAAKAHAHMESGDHVGKIILSL from the coding sequence ATGTCGAGCAATAGTGAAATGATGCGTGCAGTAATTATGGACGGTCCAGGCGGGCCAGAGGTGCTGAAAATCGCGCAGCGGCCCATTCCCACCCCTGCGGATAATCAATATTTGGTCAAAACCGCCTTTGCCGGTGTGAACAGGCCCGATGTGGTGCAACGCATGGGTCTATATCCACCGCCGCCCGGCACAACGGATATATTCGGCCTTGAAATATCGGGACGGATTGTTGCGGCGGGCAAAAATGTAAATGCCGATTTAATTGGCCAAAATATTTGCGCCTTGGTCGCGGGCGGGGGATATGGTGAATATGTGGCGGTGACGGATGGGCATTTTTTAATTGTACCCCCGCGCCTATCCATGGAAAAAGCCGCCGCTATGCCCGAAACATTATTGACCGTGTGGCATAATATTTTTGAACGTGGCTATGCGCGTGATGGGGAAAGGCTGCTTGTCCATGGGGGGACGAGCGGCATTGGCACAATGGCCATAAAATTGGCAAAATTATTTGATTTAAATATTATTGTTACATGCGGCAGTGATGCAAAATGCGCGGCGGCATTGGCCATTGGGGCTGACCATGCGATAAATTATAAAAGCCAGGATTTCGTCGCCGAAATCGCCAAAATCACCGATGGTCAGGGCGTGAATTTAATATTGGATATGGTCGCAGGTTCTTATGTGCCGCGCAATTTGCAATGTTTGGCGCCCGATGGCCGGCATGTGACCATTGCGATACAGGGCGGGGCGATGGCGGAAATTAACATGGCCTATGTCATGATGCGGCGGTTGACCCTTACCGGTTCAACATTGCGGGCGCGCAGCGATGAATTTAAGGGGTTATTATTTGATGAAATCGCCGCAAATGTTTGGCCCATTGTGGTAGAGGGTGATTTAGAGCCCGAAATGGACCAAATTTTCCCATTAGAAGAAGCCGCAAAGGCCCATGCCCATATGGAAAGCGGCGATCATGTGGGGAAAATCATCCTGTCATTATAA
- a CDS encoding DUF1013 domain-containing protein: MAQAKATPLMPHATAAWLVDNTALSFVQIAEFCGLHILEVQAMANDMTSTKYTGRDPVHAGELSHAEIEKGQNDPSYALTMLKGPEQVRRTKGPRYTPVSKRQDKPDGIAWLLRNHPEISDGAICKLIGTTRNTIGAIRERSHWNIAEIQPKDPVTLGLCSQRELDALVAKAAKKAGIDTKPEEDLKQGASRDELIRELQAERSEAAARAEAILNAENTAPQGEELTAENLFKK, from the coding sequence ATGGCACAGGCCAAAGCCACGCCGTTAATGCCCCATGCGACTGCCGCATGGTTGGTGGACAATACCGCATTAAGTTTTGTGCAAATTGCCGAATTTTGCGGTCTGCATATTTTGGAAGTGCAAGCCATGGCAAATGACATGACCAGCACAAAATATACCGGACGTGACCCCGTTCATGCCGGTGAATTAAGCCATGCAGAAATTGAAAAAGGGCAAAATGACCCATCATATGCGCTGACCATGTTAAAAGGGCCAGAGCAGGTGCGCCGAACAAAAGGGCCGCGCTATACCCCTGTTTCCAAACGTCAGGATAAGCCCGATGGCATTGCATGGTTGCTTCGTAACCACCCCGAAATTTCCGATGGCGCAATTTGTAAATTAATTGGTACAACGCGCAATACCATTGGCGCGATACGCGAACGCAGCCATTGGAATATTGCGGAAATTCAACCAAAGGATCCTGTGACATTGGGGCTTTGTTCGCAACGTGAATTGGACGCATTGGTGGCCAAGGCAGCGAAAAAAGCCGGCATTGATACCAAGCCAGAGGAAGATTTGAAACAGGGCGCAAGCCGTGATGAGTTAATCCGTGAGTTGCAGGCAGAACGCAGCGAGGCTGCCGCACGGGCGGAGGCGATTTTGAACGCAGAAAATACAGCGCCACAGGGTGAAGAATTAACAGCTGAAAATCTGTTCAAAAAATAA
- a CDS encoding MBL fold metallo-hydrolase has protein sequence MVARDASLLHPIKMAKKFNPPSYDMSLADHGFDATEYRGLTYPLGEHAPEIGELYHLLPDIGWTRLPVPGNLRHINIWLLADEDEHGEGVAIVDTGLQLPDTIAAWEKLFAGPLKDKRVTRVIVTHFHPDHVGMAGWLCKKFGVRLWMNRTEWLMARMLTADIRNAPPEEAIGQMRLAGWDEARLENMRQKGWGNFAKAVSPLPLGHVRLFDEQLLTIGHRKWRILTGGGHTPEHSCLYDEDNKIIIAGDQILPRITSNVSMMASEPEANPLAEWLESIEKFKLRMHDDTLVLPAHGEPFHGVQQRLDYLAKGHYDRLDKLEAALKQRPHRAVDCFGILFDRDIDDSVYGLATGEAMAHLQYLEKSGRIPVKIIDNVQWFGGANNF, from the coding sequence ATGGTTGCGCGTGATGCATCTTTGCTGCATCCTATAAAAATGGCCAAAAAATTTAATCCCCCATCCTATGACATGTCGCTTGCCGATCATGGATTTGACGCGACTGAATATCGCGGTTTAACCTATCCCTTGGGGGAACATGCACCCGAAATTGGTGAATTATATCATTTATTGCCCGATATTGGATGGACCAGATTGCCGGTGCCAGGAAATTTGCGGCATATCAATATTTGGTTATTGGCCGATGAGGATGAACATGGCGAGGGGGTTGCAATTGTCGATACCGGATTGCAATTGCCCGATACCATTGCGGCATGGGAAAAATTATTTGCCGGACCATTAAAGGATAAACGGGTTACGCGGGTTATTGTGACGCATTTTCATCCCGATCATGTGGGCATGGCAGGTTGGCTATGTAAGAAATTTGGCGTTCGTTTATGGATGAACCGTACCGAATGGTTGATGGCACGCATGTTGACCGCCGATATCCGAAATGCTCCACCAGAGGAGGCGATTGGTCAAATGCGCCTTGCCGGATGGGATGAGGCGCGGTTGGAAAATATGCGGCAAAAAGGATGGGGCAATTTTGCCAAGGCGGTTAGCCCGCTTCCCCTTGGTCATGTGCGTTTATTTGACGAACAATTATTGACCATTGGCCACCGCAAATGGCGGATATTAACCGGCGGCGGCCACACACCGGAACATAGCTGTTTATATGATGAGGATAATAAAATCATCATTGCGGGCGACCAAATTTTGCCGCGCATAACATCCAATGTTTCCATGATGGCAAGCGAGCCAGAGGCCAACCCCCTTGCCGAATGGTTAGAAAGCATAGAAAAATTCAAATTGCGCATGCATGATGACACATTGGTTTTGCCTGCCCATGGCGAACCATTTCACGGGGTTCAACAACGTTTGGATTATTTGGCCAAGGGGCATTATGATCGGCTGGATAAGTTAGAGGCGGCATTAAAGCAGCGTCCCCACCGCGCCGTTGATTGTTTTGGCATATTATTCGACCGTGATATTGACGATAGCGTTTATGGATTGGCCACGGGAGAGGCAATGGCGCATTTGCAATATTTGGAAAAATCAGGCCGTATTCCCGTTAAAATAATCGACAATGTGCAATGGTTTGGCGGCGCAAATAACTTTTAA
- a CDS encoding AMP-binding protein gives MTNTPQYTKQQYLHPSDWDIAIDEMPLHDVFFRSAGRAPNSYIADFMGRQFTYGDIADKVRQFAKGLQDLGIGKGSHVGLFLPNVPHYIIAYYGAMAAGATVVNFSPLYTVDELSHQVEDSGTDILVTVSASALLPTALKVLKKSSLKKLIVGNVAECLPLVKSILYRLFKRSEYIAIPKQDDVKIFASILENKGDYTAHDCDVKNDVALLQYTGGTTGTPKGAMLTHANLSANAAQVNLLDPRSRINAGENAQEDRILGVLPFFHVFANATVLNRTIMNGGEIVMLPRFDAGQALAAVNRRHVTSMPGVPTMYQALLDHPNIGKTNFSSLRACISGGAPLAAELKARFESASGAKVIEGYGLTETSGVVSCNPYEGLNKLGSIGQLIPQTEVRLLDKEDPSKFAPEGEPGELAVKGPQIMKGYWNRPDADAEIFADGFMRTGDVAARDEDGFYFIVDRIKDMIAVGGFKVFPSQVEDVIYHHEAVKEALVIGVPDDYRGESPRAYVTLNDGADVDAETLTKWVNAKLGKHERVDKVVIRDALPKTMIGKLDRKALRAEEGVA, from the coding sequence ATGACGAATACCCCCCAATATACTAAGCAGCAATATTTACATCCAAGTGATTGGGATATCGCAATTGATGAAATGCCTTTGCATGATGTTTTTTTCCGTTCGGCGGGGCGCGCGCCCAACAGCTATATTGCCGATTTTATGGGCCGCCAATTCACCTATGGCGATATAGCGGACAAGGTGCGTCAATTTGCCAAGGGGCTGCAGGATTTAGGAATAGGTAAGGGTAGCCATGTGGGGCTATTCCTGCCCAATGTGCCGCATTATATTATTGCTTATTATGGGGCGATGGCCGCAGGTGCGACGGTGGTGAATTTTTCCCCCCTATATACCGTGGATGAATTATCGCATCAGGTGGAGGATAGCGGCACCGATATTTTGGTCACCGTGTCGGCCAGTGCATTATTGCCCACCGCGTTAAAGGTATTGAAAAAATCAAGCCTTAAAAAATTGATTGTCGGCAATGTTGCTGAATGTCTGCCTTTGGTAAAATCTATTCTATATCGTTTGTTCAAACGCAGCGAATATATCGCCATACCAAAACAGGATGATGTTAAAATATTTGCCTCTATTTTGGAAAATAAGGGCGATTATACCGCGCATGATTGCGATGTGAAAAATGACGTTGCGCTGCTGCAATATACGGGCGGGACAACCGGCACGCCAAAGGGCGCAATGTTAACCCATGCCAATTTATCAGCAAATGCCGCGCAAGTGAATTTATTGGACCCGCGATCACGCATCAATGCGGGTGAAAATGCACAGGAAGACCGCATATTGGGCGTTTTGCCCTTTTTCCACGTATTTGCCAATGCGACCGTGCTAAACCGCACCATTATGAATGGCGGCGAAATTGTCATGTTGCCGCGTTTTGACGCGGGGCAGGCTTTGGCCGCTGTAAACCGCCGTCATGTCACGTCTATGCCGGGCGTTCCCACAATGTATCAGGCTTTGCTTGACCATCCCAATATTGGAAAAACCAATTTCAGCTCGCTTCGCGCCTGTATTTCGGGCGGTGCGCCCTTGGCGGCCGAGTTAAAGGCACGTTTTGAAAGCGCCAGTGGGGCAAAGGTAATAGAGGGATATGGCCTTACCGAAACATCGGGTGTGGTGTCGTGCAATCCATATGAGGGATTAAATAAATTGGGCAGCATTGGGCAGCTTATCCCCCAAACTGAGGTGCGTTTATTGGATAAAGAAGACCCCAGCAAATTTGCACCCGAAGGAGAGCCGGGCGAATTGGCAGTTAAAGGTCCGCAAATTATGAAGGGTTATTGGAATAGGCCCGATGCCGATGCGGAAATATTTGCCGATGGATTTATGCGCACAGGCGATGTTGCCGCGCGCGATGAAGATGGGTTTTATTTCATTGTTGACCGGATAAAGGACATGATTGCCGTTGGTGGGTTTAAGGTTTTCCCCAGTCAGGTTGAAGATGTGATCTACCATCATGAGGCAGTGAAAGAGGCGCTGGTCATTGGTGTGCCCGATGATTATCGCGGCGAAAGTCCGCGTGCCTATGTCACCTTAAATGACGGGGCGGATGTGGATGCAGAAACATTGACCAAATGGGTAAACGCCAAATTGGGTAAGCATGAACGGGTGGATAAGGTGGTCATTCGTGATGCACTGCCCAAAACCATGATTGGTAAATTGGACCGCAAGGCACTTCGCGCGGAAGAAGGCGTGGCTTAA